One genomic window of Mucilaginibacter sp. SJ includes the following:
- a CDS encoding TonB-dependent receptor, with product MERILFSRRLILPFIFLLLVTRYGAVQAQSTGPITLKKANISLAEVFKAIKKQTGLTVFYSNTLLNDKELVTVDFRNAELKEVFGVLLKGKSLNYVVRDQLIVIEKSEPAPVVNPPKKEPAGAVVPKKVQGIVSDDKGLTLPGVTVKVKGGTNGTQSDIDGKYTLNLKESGSSIIVFSFVGSKSQEFDLANYSPSAAGVYKINVQMGADKNALEEVAVVAYGTQKKTSLVSSITTVNPKQLKGPSSNLTTMLAGVVPGMISYQRSGEPGADNAQFFIRGVGTFGAGKVDPLILIDGIESGTTDLARLQPDDISGFSVLKDATASSLYGARGANGVILVTTKRGDVGTVKFNIRGENSTSSNIKNIDLADNITYMTLANEAVLTRNPLGILPYSQNKIDHTAKGDDPLLYPNNNWIKQLIKTKTNNQRFNMNASGGSEKAKYYLAMTYNIDNGNLAENSLNNFSNNIKLQSYSILSNTTLNLTKTTEAVVSLKGQFDSYHGPINGGGYTFLNALWSNPVAFPAIYPGNLLPYVSHPLFGNAIIPGGGLYMNPYAQSLSGYQSSNTSTLTAQLNLNQKLDFITQGLSSRVMAYTTRYSYFTVSRQYSPYYYQSNVLNGQFNGLTLLNSGAAGSVGATPTEYLTYSPGGSVSNATTYIEAAVNYSRTFGQKHAVSGLLIGTMRNYLTANAPTLQLSLPSRNQGVSGRFTYGYDNRYLVEFNFGYNGSERFASNHRFGFFPSVGAGWVVSNEKFFEPLLSTIDNLKFRVTYGLVGNDQIGSANDRFFYLSDVNLNNGSNGQFGTNYSYSRPGVVTYRYENQNITWEQSKQTNIGMDLTVAKNFTLTVDAYQQKRDNILMVRSTIPTSMGLQANISSNAGKSSSKGIDIAMDYKKNFNNSFWIQSRGTLTYSQSKLLKNEEPLYSDNLKYLSKVGNSLSQIYGLLAERLFVDDKDVANSPVQSFGDYKAGDIKYRDMNGDGKISSSDVVPIGYPLVPEIIYGFGFSVGYKNFDISAFFQGSARSSFVINSADISPFYLVNGLQSNGLNSGNQSGLLSTIANDHWSEDNRNPYAFWPRLSTNIQGNNTQTSTWWLRNGSFVRLKSAELGYNFNKSQLKFIHLSSARIYLNGLNLLTLSSFKLWDPEMGTSGLGYPIQKVFNLGLRVEF from the coding sequence ATGGAGAGAATTCTATTCAGCCGGCGGCTTATACTGCCCTTTATTTTTCTTTTATTGGTAACCCGGTATGGCGCTGTACAAGCGCAGAGTACGGGACCAATAACACTTAAAAAGGCCAACATCAGTTTGGCCGAAGTATTTAAAGCAATCAAAAAGCAAACGGGCCTAACCGTTTTTTACAGTAACACGCTGTTGAATGACAAAGAACTTGTTACTGTAGATTTTAGAAACGCTGAATTAAAAGAAGTGTTCGGCGTTCTTTTGAAAGGAAAAAGCCTGAATTATGTAGTGCGCGACCAACTCATTGTTATTGAAAAGAGTGAACCCGCACCCGTTGTAAACCCTCCCAAAAAAGAACCTGCAGGAGCCGTCGTTCCTAAAAAAGTGCAGGGGATTGTTTCTGATGACAAGGGCCTTACTTTACCAGGCGTAACTGTTAAGGTTAAAGGCGGCACCAATGGAACGCAATCAGACATTGATGGTAAATATACCCTTAATTTAAAGGAGAGCGGAAGTTCAATCATCGTGTTTTCATTCGTAGGCTCAAAATCGCAGGAATTTGACCTTGCAAACTATTCTCCGTCAGCAGCCGGCGTTTATAAAATAAACGTGCAAATGGGCGCTGATAAAAATGCACTTGAAGAGGTTGCAGTTGTTGCCTATGGTACGCAAAAAAAGACAAGCCTTGTTAGCTCCATTACCACTGTAAACCCTAAACAACTTAAAGGGCCATCAAGTAACCTTACAACGATGCTGGCAGGTGTTGTACCCGGGATGATCTCCTATCAGCGAAGCGGCGAACCTGGTGCTGATAATGCCCAGTTCTTTATAAGGGGTGTAGGGACGTTTGGTGCAGGTAAGGTTGATCCGCTGATATTAATAGATGGTATTGAATCGGGCACTACCGATCTGGCAAGGCTTCAACCGGATGATATATCGGGCTTTTCGGTATTGAAGGATGCTACAGCTTCATCATTATACGGTGCGAGAGGTGCAAATGGCGTAATATTGGTTACTACCAAACGTGGCGATGTAGGCACTGTGAAATTCAATATCCGCGGTGAAAACTCAACATCCTCAAACATCAAGAATATTGATCTGGCTGACAATATAACGTATATGACACTGGCCAACGAGGCTGTGCTTACGCGTAATCCATTGGGCATTTTACCTTACTCGCAAAATAAAATAGATCATACGGCCAAAGGTGATGATCCGTTGTTATATCCTAACAATAACTGGATCAAGCAGTTGATCAAAACCAAGACCAATAACCAGAGATTCAATATGAACGCCAGCGGCGGATCGGAAAAAGCTAAGTATTATTTAGCCATGACCTACAATATTGATAATGGTAACCTGGCCGAAAACAGCCTTAATAATTTCAGCAACAACATTAAGCTGCAATCATACTCCATTTTGTCAAACACCACCTTAAACCTCACTAAAACCACTGAAGCAGTAGTGAGCTTAAAAGGTCAGTTTGATAGTTATCATGGGCCGATAAATGGTGGCGGCTATACTTTTTTAAATGCTTTATGGAGTAACCCGGTAGCTTTTCCGGCTATTTACCCCGGCAACCTGTTGCCATATGTAAGTCATCCGCTTTTTGGTAATGCTATCATACCCGGTGGCGGCCTGTATATGAACCCATACGCGCAATCTCTGTCTGGTTACCAAAGTTCCAATACCAGCACATTGACGGCGCAACTAAATTTGAATCAAAAGCTCGATTTTATTACCCAGGGCTTATCCAGCAGGGTAATGGCATACACAACCCGTTATTCATACTTCACGGTTTCCCGCCAATACAGCCCTTATTACTACCAATCAAACGTACTTAACGGTCAATTTAATGGTTTAACTTTACTTAATAGCGGAGCGGCAGGCAGCGTAGGTGCCACTCCAACGGAGTACTTAACTTATAGCCCCGGAGGAAGTGTATCCAACGCAACCACATATATTGAAGCAGCGGTAAACTACAGCCGCACATTTGGGCAAAAACACGCTGTTAGCGGCTTGTTAATTGGTACAATGCGCAATTATCTTACAGCTAACGCACCAACGCTTCAGCTATCCCTGCCATCGCGTAACCAGGGCGTATCAGGCAGATTTACCTATGGCTATGACAATCGTTACCTGGTTGAATTTAACTTTGGTTATAACGGCTCGGAGCGTTTTGCCAGCAACCACCGTTTTGGCTTTTTCCCATCTGTGGGTGCGGGTTGGGTGGTATCAAACGAGAAGTTTTTTGAGCCACTACTGTCAACCATTGACAACCTTAAATTCAGGGTTACTTATGGTTTAGTAGGTAACGATCAGATTGGTTCGGCTAATGATCGCTTCTTCTATCTTTCTGATGTTAATTTAAATAATGGTTCTAATGGCCAATTCGGTACTAATTATTCCTATAGCAGGCCTGGCGTAGTTACCTATCGTTATGAAAACCAAAATATTACCTGGGAGCAATCAAAGCAAACCAACATAGGTATGGATTTAACGGTAGCTAAAAACTTTACTTTAACTGTAGATGCCTATCAGCAAAAGCGTGATAACATCCTGATGGTACGTAGTACTATACCTACTTCAATGGGGTTACAGGCCAATATATCCTCAAACGCCGGTAAATCATCGAGCAAGGGTATTGATATCGCCATGGATTATAAAAAGAACTTTAATAATTCATTTTGGATTCAATCGCGCGGTACGCTTACCTATTCCCAAAGCAAACTGTTAAAAAACGAAGAACCTCTTTACAGCGATAACCTGAAATACCTCAGCAAGGTTGGCAACTCTTTAAGCCAGATCTATGGCCTCCTGGCCGAACGGTTGTTTGTTGATGATAAAGATGTAGCCAATTCACCGGTGCAAAGCTTTGGTGATTATAAAGCAGGCGATATCAAATATCGTGATATGAATGGCGATGGTAAAATATCCAGCTCGGATGTTGTGCCAATAGGGTATCCCCTGGTACCCGAAATTATTTATGGCTTCGGTTTTTCTGTAGGGTATAAAAATTTCGATATCAGCGCATTCTTCCAGGGATCAGCACGCTCATCTTTTGTTATCAATTCGGCAGATATTTCTCCTTTTTACCTGGTAAACGGCTTGCAGAGTAACGGCCTTAACTCCGGTAACCAAAGTGGTTTGTTAAGCACAATTGCTAACGACCACTGGTCGGAAGATAACCGCAACCCATACGCTTTTTGGCCAAGGTTAAGTACTAATATACAGGGTAATAATACCCAAACATCCACATGGTGGCTGCGTAACGGCTCATTTGTACGTCTTAAATCGGCTGAGTTGGGATACAATTTCAACAAGAGTCAGCTCAAGTTTATCCATTTGAGCAGCGCACGTATTTATTTAAATGGCTTAAACCTGTTAACCTTAAGCAGCTTTAAACTCTGGGACCCTGAAATGGGAACATCTGGATTGGGGTATCCGATTCAAAAAGTGTTCAACTTAGGCTTAAGGGTAGAATTTTAA
- a CDS encoding FecR family protein → MTYNKAYFQELIIEQITGVISEEDGHLLEQAIQNDPRIKQLWDEMQQVLTSDKAQTFFNNINENKAWDTIQREIKPVRSIRPDWTGAIKWLSVAALLCIAFTAGYYWRQIPVNTLVAAKKNLKTPAIELRLANGQHINLSDTSKKVINMSFAHLNKGVNGLSYQVDNNKSEEWSTLVIPSKLNYRIVLSDGTQVWLNSVSSLRFPFSFLGKTREVYLTGEAFFKVAKNAAYPFIVHTGQTDVKVLGTEFNVNTYHADEIVTSLVEGSVSTSGQDKQKMLLQPGYQAVYTSGAGFRAQPFDPAVELAWMNDIYYFHNTKLHDISDVLLRWFDVKVVFDDPATADEAFSGAIQKNKPIEVFIQNIKASAGVSALLKEGVLHIR, encoded by the coding sequence GCTATACAAAATGATCCCCGGATTAAACAACTGTGGGATGAAATGCAACAGGTACTTACTTCAGATAAGGCTCAAACCTTTTTTAACAATATTAATGAAAATAAAGCCTGGGATACAATCCAGCGCGAAATAAAGCCGGTACGCTCGATCAGGCCCGACTGGACAGGCGCAATAAAATGGCTTTCTGTAGCGGCTTTATTATGTATCGCTTTTACTGCTGGATATTATTGGCGGCAAATACCTGTTAATACTCTTGTTGCTGCAAAAAAAAATCTTAAAACACCGGCCATCGAGTTACGGCTGGCAAACGGGCAGCATATCAACCTGTCTGATACCAGCAAAAAGGTGATTAATATGTCGTTTGCTCATTTAAATAAAGGTGTTAACGGTTTAAGTTACCAGGTGGATAATAATAAAAGTGAGGAGTGGAGCACACTCGTTATTCCTTCAAAATTAAACTACCGGATAGTACTTTCAGACGGTACACAGGTTTGGTTAAATTCGGTATCAAGCCTGCGCTTTCCGTTTTCATTTTTAGGCAAAACCAGGGAAGTGTATTTAACAGGCGAAGCTTTTTTTAAAGTTGCAAAAAATGCTGCTTACCCTTTTATAGTTCATACGGGCCAAACTGATGTAAAAGTTTTAGGTACGGAGTTTAATGTAAATACTTATCATGCTGATGAAATAGTAACTTCGTTGGTTGAAGGCTCGGTATCAACAAGCGGTCAGGATAAGCAAAAAATGCTTTTACAACCAGGCTACCAGGCTGTTTATACATCGGGGGCCGGGTTCCGGGCTCAGCCATTTGATCCTGCTGTTGAACTGGCCTGGATGAATGATATTTATTATTTCCATAATACTAAACTTCACGATATAAGCGATGTGCTGCTCCGCTGGTTTGATGTAAAAGTAGTTTTTGACGATCCCGCGACAGCTGATGAAGCATTTAGTGGCGCCATTCAAAAAAACAAACCAATTGAAGTTTTCATTCAAAATATTAAGGCATCTGCAGGAGTTTCTGCCCTTTTAAAAGAAGGGGTTTTACACATCAGGTAA